In a genomic window of Gossypium arboreum isolate Shixiya-1 chromosome 9, ASM2569848v2, whole genome shotgun sequence:
- the LOC108454507 gene encoding UDP-URONIC ACID TRANSPORTER 1, which translates to MSSTQQSSSTKKQTLFIASLIILWYSSNIGVLLLNKFLLSNYGFRFPIFLTMCHMSACAFLSYVSIVFMKLVPLQPIKSRPQFLKIATLSVVFCGSVVGGNISLRYLPVSFNQAVGATTPFFTALFAYFMTFKREAWVTYGALVPVVAGVVIASGGEPGFHWFGFIMCLSATAARAFKSVLQGILLSSEGEKLNSMNLLLYMSPIAVLVLVPAVIIMEPNVLEVILSLGKQHRYMWLLLFINSTMAYSANLSNFLVTKHTSALTLQVLGNAKGAVAVVISILLFRNPVTVVGIGGYTITVLGVVAYGEAKRRFR; encoded by the exons ATGTCATCAACCCAGCAATCCTCTTCAACAAAAAAGcaaacccttttcatagcttcaCTTATAATCCTATGGTACTCCTCAAACATTGGAGTTCTTCTCTTAAATAAATTCTTACTTTCCAACTATGGTTTCAGATTCCCAATCTTTTTAACAATGTGCCACATGTCAGCTTGTGCTTTTCTCAGTTACGTCTCTATTGTGTTCATGAAACTTGTCCCTCTTCAACCTATCAAATCCAGGCCTCAGTTCCTAAAGATTGCAACTTTAAGTGTTGTCTTTTGTGGTTCTGTTGTTGGAGGTAACATTTCCTTAAGATACCTCCCTGTCTCTTTTAACCAGGCTGTTGGTGCTACCACACCCTTTTTCACTGCCTTATTTGCTTACTTCATGACTTTCAAGAGAGAAGCTTGGGTTACTTATGGTGCTCTTGTTCCTGTTGTTGCTGGGGTTGTCATTGCTAGTGGG GGTGAACCAGGTTTTCACTGGTTTGGATTCATTATGTGCTTAAGTGCAACTGCCGCAAGGGCCTTCAAATCTGTTCTTCAGGGCATTCTGCTTTCTTCTGAAGG AGAAAAGTTGAACTCGATGAATTTGCTACTCTATATGTCCCCAATTGCAGTTCTAGTTTTAGTGCCTGCAGTAATTATAATGGAGCCCAATGTGTTAGAAGTCATCTTATCCCTTGGAAAACAACACAGATACATGTGGCTGCTTCTTTTCAttaattcaacaatggcatattcAGCCAACTTGTCAAACTTCTTGGTGACTAAACATACAAGTGCATTAACACTCCAG GTGTTAGGCAATGCAAAAGGTGCTGTGGCTGTTGTCATCTCAATACTTTTGTTCAGAAATCCTGTAACAGTTGTGGGCATCGGTGGTTATACAATAACTGTCCTTGGTGTTGTTGCTTATGGAGAAGCAAAGCGTAGGTTTAGATAA
- the LOC108455816 gene encoding uncharacterized protein LOC108455816, whose product MKPTMASEELLKPFYQRATEAEERLSRLEALLAGNKDAGNQELSQLISELQAKLEDANAETLSEREKAKKLAMENEKLKYRIAHLVQAVKVADQKLECMRGDVSEATAQTSSKFETMRL is encoded by the exons ATGAAGCCAACCATGGCGAGTGAAGAGCTCCTCAAACCCTTCTACCAGAGAGCTACCGAAGCCGAG GAACGGCTATCCAGACTAGAAGCTCTTCTAGCGGGCAATAAAG ATGCTGGAAATCAGGAACTTTCCCAGTTAATAAGTGAATTACAGGCAAAGTTAGAAGATGCAAATGCTGAGACACTTTCAGAGCGAGAAAAG GCTAAGAAGCTGGCCATGGAAAATGAAAAACTCAAATATCGCATTGCCCATCTTGTCCAAGCAGTTAAGGTGGCTGATCAGAAATTAGAGTGCATGAGAG GTGATGTTTCCGAAGCAACAGCACAGACATCATCAAAATTTGAGACCATGAGATTGTGA